A window of the Salvelinus fontinalis isolate EN_2023a chromosome 14, ASM2944872v1, whole genome shotgun sequence genome harbors these coding sequences:
- the plaat1 gene encoding phospholipase A and acyltransferase 1 isoform X2: MDRKSATSTMASNDPNPLDPPGTPQPGDLIEIFRPAYQHWALYLGDGYIINLTPVDESQAAAISSVKSVFSRKAVVRMQLLKEVVGDDSYRVNNKYDDDRTPLPVDDIIQRSQDLIGQEVSYDLLGSNCEHFVTLLRYGEGVSEQATRAIGAISLVTAAASAFSVLGLINTRSRNRPF; encoded by the exons ATGGATAGAAAAAGTGCAACCTCTACA ATGGCCTCTAATGACCCCAACCCTCTTGACCCCCCTGGGACCCCCCAGCCTGGTGACCTCATTGAGATCTTCAGACCGGCCTATCAGCACTGGGCTCTGTACCTGGGAGATGGTTATATCATCAACTTGACACCTGTTG ATGAGAGTCAGGCTGCAGCCATCTCCAGTGTGAAGTCAGTGTTCAGTCGGAAGGCAGTGGTCCGAATGCAACTTCTAAAGGAAGTGGTTGGAGACGACTCGTACCGGGTCAACAACAAATACGACGACGACCGCACTCCATTGCCCGTCGATGACATCATTCAGCGATCTCAAGACCTCATTGGCCAGGAGGTGTCTTATGACCTGTTGGGCAGTAACTGCGAGCACTTTGTCACCTTGCTGCGCTACGGGGAGGGGGTATCTGAGCAG GCCACACGGGCCATTGGAGCTATCAGTTTGGTGACGGCTGCAGCAAGTGCCTTCTCTGTTCTTGGACTGATCAACACACGCTCCAGAAACAGACCCTTCTGA
- the plaat1 gene encoding phospholipase A and acyltransferase 1 isoform X1: protein MDRKSATSTMASNDPNPLDPPGTPQPGDLIEIFRPAYQHWALYLGDGYIINLTPVDESQAAAISSVKSVFSRKAVVRMQLLKEVVGDDSYRVNNKYDDDRTPLPVDDIIQRSQDLIGQEVSYDLLGSNCEHFVTLLRYGEGVSEQVSQSFHLSFSHSSCLYLPVYALYSLSVSSLMPNPKSIPSHSP, encoded by the exons ATGGATAGAAAAAGTGCAACCTCTACA ATGGCCTCTAATGACCCCAACCCTCTTGACCCCCCTGGGACCCCCCAGCCTGGTGACCTCATTGAGATCTTCAGACCGGCCTATCAGCACTGGGCTCTGTACCTGGGAGATGGTTATATCATCAACTTGACACCTGTTG ATGAGAGTCAGGCTGCAGCCATCTCCAGTGTGAAGTCAGTGTTCAGTCGGAAGGCAGTGGTCCGAATGCAACTTCTAAAGGAAGTGGTTGGAGACGACTCGTACCGGGTCAACAACAAATACGACGACGACCGCACTCCATTGCCCGTCGATGACATCATTCAGCGATCTCAAGACCTCATTGGCCAGGAGGTGTCTTATGACCTGTTGGGCAGTAACTGCGAGCACTTTGTCACCTTGCTGCGCTACGGGGAGGGGGTATCTGAGCAGGTCTCTcaatccttccatctctctttctcgcaCTCTTCCTGTCTCTATCTTCCTGTGTAtgctctgtattctctctctgtgtcttcgcTGATGCCCAATCCCAAATCGATACCCAGCCACTCTCCATAG